TAATGGATTAGGTATCGCTTTAGTATCAACTTCTGAAGGTGTAATCACTGACAAAGAAGCTAGAAAGCGTAATATCGGTGGAGAAATCTTAGCTTACGTTTGGTAATAATAAATAAGGAGGTGCGATAACATGAGTCGTGTTGGTAAAAAAATTATTGACATTCCAAGTGACGTAACAGTTAGTTTTGATGGTAATACAGTAACTGTTAAAGGTCCTAAAGGTGAATTATCAAAAACATTAAATGAAAGAATGACATATAAACAAGACGAAAACACATTAGAAGTTGTAAGACCTACTGATTCTAAAGATGATAGAACAGTACATGGTACAACTCGTGCTTTAATCAATAATATGATTCTTGGTGTTTCTCAAGGTTTCCAAAAAACTCTTGAACTTGTTGGTGTTGGTTACCGTGCTCAAATGCAAGGTAATGACTTAGTACTTAACGTTGGTTATTCTCACCCAGTAGAAGTTAAAGCTGAAGATGGTATTACTTTCGCTGTTGAGAAAAATACAACTGTAACAGTTTCAGGTGTATCTAAAGAACAAGTTGGAGCTATTGCTTCAAACATCCGTTCAACTAGACCTCCAGAACCTTATAAAGGTAAAGGAATTCGTTACCAAGGTGAATACGTTCGCCGTAAAGAAGGTAAAACTGGTAAATAATAAATAACTCTCTATAGAAAGGAGTATTGCAATGATCAGCAAAATTGATAAAAACAAAGTACGTTTAAAAAGACATGCGCGTGTCCGTACTAAATTATCTGGCACAGCTGAAAAACCACGTTTAAATGTTTATCGTTCAAACAAGCACATCTATGCTCAAATCATCGATGACGTTAAAGGTGAAACTTTAGCTCAAGCCTCAACTCAAGACAAAGATATCGCTTCAGAATCAACTACAAAAGTTGATTTATCTGCTAAAGTAGGCGCATCAATCGCTAAAAAAGCAAATGATAAAGGTGTAACTTCAATCGTATTTGACCGTGGAGGATATTTATATCATGGTCGTATTAAAGCGTTAGCTGAAGCAGCTCGCGAAAATGGTTTAGAATTTTAATTTAAAGGAGGGACAAATTACATGGCTCGTAGAGAAGAAGAAACTAAAGAATTTGAAGAACGCGTTGTTACAATCAATCGTGTTGCAAAAGTTGTTAAAGGTGGACGTCGTTTCCGTTTCACTGCTTTAGTAGTAGTAGGAGATAAGAACGGTCGTGTTGGCTTTGGTACTGGTAAAGCTCAAGAAGTTCCAGAAGCAATCAAAAAAGCTGTTGAAGCAGCGAAAAAAGATTTAGTTGTTGTACCACGTGTTGAAGGTACTACTCCTCATACAGTTACTGGACGCTTCAGTTCAGGTAGCGTATTCATGAAACCAGCTGCACCTGGTACAGGTGTTATCGCAGGTGGCCCAGTTCGTGCTGTCCTAGAATTAGCTGGTATTACTGACATTTTAAGTAAATCATTAGGATCTAATACTCCAATCAATATGGTTCGTGCAACTATAAATGGATTAAAAAATCTTAAAAATGCTGAAGAAGTTGCGAAATTACGTGGCAAATCAGTTGAAGAATTATATAATTAAGGAGGGAAAGAGTTATGGCTAAATTACAAATTACCCTCACTCGTAGTGTTATTGGTCGTCCTGAAACACAACGTAAAACTGTTGAAGCTTTAGGTTTGAAAAAAACTAATTCTTCAGTAGTTGTTGAAGATAACCCTGCAATCCGTGGGCAAATCAACAAAGTAAGTCACTTATTGACTATAGAAGAAAAATAATTAAGGAGGTGCCGAAATGAAATTACATGAGTTAAAACCAGCTGAAGGTTCACGTAAAGAACGTAACCGTGTTGGCCGTGGTGCGGCTACAGGTAATGGTAAAACAAGTGGACGTGGACAAAAAGGCCAAAAAGCACGTTCAGGTGGTAAAGTAAGACCGGGATTTGAAGGTGGTCAATTACCTTTATTCCGTCGTTTACCAAAACGTGGTTTCACTAACATTAACCGTAAAGAATATGCTATTGTTAATTTAGACCAACTTAATAAATTTGAAGATGGTACTGAAGTAACTCCAGCTTTATTAGTAGAATATGGTGTAGTTAAAAGTGAAAAATCTGGTATTAAAGTATTAGGTAATGGTTCACTAGAGAAAAAATTAACAGTAAAAGCTCATAAATTCTCTGCTTCTGCAGCAGACGCTATTGATGCAAAAGGTGGAGCACACGAGGTGATCTAATGATTCAAACGCTTGTGAGCTTCTTTAAAACTAGAGAAGTTCGTAACAAGATCTTTTTTACACTCGCAATGTTAGTTATTTTCAAGATAGGTACTTATATTCCAGCACCTGGCGTAAATCCAGCTGCCTTTGACAGTCATCAAGGTTCTCAAGGTGTCACTGATTTGTTAAATACATTCGGTGGGGGAGCCTTGAAAAACTTTTCAATCTTTGCAATGGGAATAATGCCATACATTACTGCGTCTATCGTAATGCAGTTATTGCAAATGGATATTGTTCCGAAATTCACAGAATGGGCAAAACAGGGTGAAGCAGGTAGGAAAAAGCTTAATAATTTTACACGTTATTTTGCTATCATTCTTGCCTTCATTCAATCAATAGGTATGGCTTTCCAATTTAACAACTACTTAAAAGGTCAATTGATCATGGATCAATCAATCTTTAGTTATTTGTTAATTGCAGTTGTCTTAACTTCAGGCACAGCGTTCCTAATTTGGTTAGGTGAGCAAATAACACAATTTGGTGTTGGTAATGGAATTTCAATTATTATCTTTGCAGGTATTCTATCTACGCTTCCGTCATCATTAATTCAATTTTACCAACAAGCATTTGTTGGACAAGACGATGTTACTTTAGCTTGGCTAAAAGTAATTGGAATTATTATCGGAATGATATTACTAACTATTGGTGCTATTTACGTATTACAAGCAATTCGTAAAATACCAATTCAATATGCAAAGAAACAAACAGCACAACAACTAGGTTCTCAAGCAACGTATTTACCATTAAAAGTTAACTCAGCAGGTGTTATTCCTGTTATCTTTTCAATGGCGTTCTTTTTATTACCTAGAACGTTGACATTATTTTTCCCTGATGCAGGTTGGGCACAAAAAGTATCAGATGCGGCTAACCCGTCAAATAACATTGGAATGATTGTGTATGTAGTATTAATTATTGCATTCGCATATTTCTATGCTTTTGTACAAGTTAACCCAGAAAAAATGGCTGATAATCTTAAAAAACAAGGCAGTTACGTTCCAGGAATTAGACCTGGAGAACAAACAAAAAAATATATTACTAGAGTACTCTATCGATTAACATTCGTTGGATCGATCTTCTTAGCTGTTATTGCTATTTTGCCAATTATTGCGACTAAAGTAATGAATTTACCTCAATCAATTCAGGTTGGTGGTACAAGTTTACTTATCGTTATTGGTGTAGCTATTGAAACGATGAAGAGCCTTGAAGCTCAAGTGAGCCAGAAGGAATATAGAGGCTTTGGTGGTAGATAAATTGTAGGAGGGCACTTTTATGAATATCATTTTAATGGGTTTACCTGGCGCAGGTAAAGGAACTCAAGCGAGTGAAATTGTAAAGAAATTCCCGATTCCACACATATCTACTGGTGACATGTTCAGAAAAGCGATTAAAGAAGAAACAGATTTAGGTAAAGAAGCTAAATCATACATGGATCGTGGAGAATTAGTTCCTGATGAAGTTACTGTGGGTATCGTTAAAGAAAGAATTTCTGAAGACGATGCAAAGAAAGGATTCTTATTAGATGGATTCCCTCGTACTATTGATCAAGCAGAAACATTAAACGACATCATGAACGAACTAGACAGAAACATTGATGCTGTTATCAATATTGAGGTTCCAGAAGAAGAATTAATGAACCGCTTAACAGGTCGTCGTATCTGTCCTAAGTGCGGAACAACTTATCATCTTGTTTTCAACCCACCTAAAGAAGATGGCGTGTGCGATCTTGATGGTGAAAAGTTATATCAACGCGAAGATGATAACCCTGAAACAGTTGCTAATCGTTTAAGCGTTAATGTTAAGCAATCAAAACCTATTTTATCTTTCTATGATGAAAAAGGCTTATTGAAAAACATTGACGGTTCAAAAGATATCAACAAAGTCACAGAAGACGTTATTTCTATCTTAGATGGCTTGAAATAATATTAACTTTATACGGTCTATGTATTGCAGTCATCCTATTTGAGTAAGTATCTACGTATTGAAAAAATAAAATAATTTAAGAGTGACATATAGCGTAAGTAATTCTTTTATTTTTGTTGACTTATTAACACGCACTGATAGACACGTATGGTTAAAGTTGATAAATGACGATAACCAACTATAGTAAAAAGGGGGAAGTTAATAAATGGCTAAACAAGATGTAATTGAATTAGAAGGTACTGTATTAGATACTTTACCAAATGCTATGTTTAAAGTAGAATTAGAAAATGGTCACGAGATTTTGGCACACGTTAGTGGTAAAATCAGAATGAATTATATCCGTATTCTACCTGGCGACAAAGTAACAGTAGAAATGTCTCCGTATGATTTAACTCGCGGAAGAATCACTTATCGTTATAAATAATCGTCACTCCATAATATAGGGAGGTATAAAAATGAAAGTAAGACCATCAGTAAAACCAATTTGCGAAAAATGTAAAGTCATTAAACGTAAAGGTAAAGTTATGGTAATTTGTGACAATCCTAAACACAAACAAAAACAAGGTTAATTAAAGAGAGGTGTAAATAAATATGGCACGTATAGCAGGAGTGGATATTCCACGTGAAAAACGCATCGTTATTTCATTAACATACGTATACGGTATCGGTACTACGACAGCTAATAAAATCGTAGAAGAAGCAAATGTTTCAGCTGAAACTCGCGTAAAAGATTTAACAGATGACGAATTAGGTCGTATCCGTGAAGTAGTAGATAGTTATAAAGTTGAAGGTGACTTACGTCGTGAGCAAAACTTAAACGTTAAACGTTTAATGGAAATTTCATCATACCGTGGAATCCGTCATCGTCGTGGTTTACCAGTACGCGGACAAAAAACTAAAAACAATGCACGTACGCGTAAAGGCCCAGTTAAAACTGTAGCTAACAAGAAAAAATAATAGGTAAAGGAGGCAAAATTTAAATGGCACGTAAACAAGTATCTCGTAAACGTAGAGTGAAAAAGAATATTGAAAATGGAGTAGCGCATATCCGTTCAACATTCAATAATACAATCGTAACAATTACTGACGAATTTGGTAATGCATTATCTTGGTCATCAGCAGGTGCATTAGGATTTAAAGGATCAAAAAAATCTACACCATTCGCAGCACAAATGGCAGCTGAAACAGCTTCAAAAACAGCTATGGAACATGGTTTGAAATCTGTAGAAGTTACAGTAAAAGGCCCTGGCCCTGGTCGTGAATCAGCTATCCGTGCTTTACAATCAGCTGGTTTAGAAGTAACAGCTATCCGTGACGTTACTCCAGTACCACATAATGGTTGTCGTCCACCAAAACGTCGTCGCGTATAATTTTATTGATATTGTCACAGGTCACTGAGAAATACAGTATAAATCTAGTCGACGTAGTCAAGGAGGATATTTGCAAATGATAGAAATCGAAAAACCTAGAATTGAAACAATAGAAATTAGTGAAGATGCTAAATTCGGTAAGTTCGTTGTTGAACCACTAGAACGTGGCTATGGTACTACACTAGGAAACTCCTTACGTCGTATCCTACTATCTTCATTGCCAGGCTCAGCCGTAAAATATATCGAAATCGAAGGTGTACTTCACGAGTTTTCTGCGATAGACAATGTGGTTGAAGACGTTTCTACAATTATTATGAACGTTAAAAAACTAGCATTAAAAATCTATTCAGAAGAAGATAAAACGTTAGAAATCGATGTTAAGGATGAAGGCGAAGTAACTGCAAGTGACATTACTCATGACAGTGATGTCGAAATTTTGAATCCTGAATTGAAATTGGCGACTGTTTCTAAAGGTGGACATTTGAAAATCCGTCTTGTTGCAAACAAGGGTAGAGGTTACGCATTAGCAGAACAAAATAATACTAGTGATTTACCAATTGGAGTAATTCCTGTTGATTCACTTTATTCACCTGTTGAACGTGTAAACTATACAGTAGAAAATACACGCGTAGGTCAAAGTAGTGATTTTGACAAATTGACGCTAGATGTATGGACTAATGGATCTATTACGCCACAAGAATCAGTTTCATTAGCAGCAAAAATTATGACTGAACACTTGAATATCTTTGTTGGATTGACTGACGAAGCACAGAATGCTGAAATCATGATTGAAAAAGAAGAAGATCAAAAAGAAAAAGTACTTGAAATGTCTATCGAAGAATTAGATTTATCTGTTCGTTCATACAACTGTTTAAAACGTGCAGGCATTAATTCTGTACAAGAATTAGCTGACAAATCTGAAGCAGACATGATGAAAGTGCGTAATTTAGGTCGTAAATCTCTTGAAGAAGTTAAATATAAACTTGAAGACTTAGGCTTAGGCTTGAGAAAAGAAGACTAATATAAAGGAGGTTAACTCATGGGTTACAGAAAATTAGGTCGTACTTCTGATCAACGTAAAGCAATGTTACGTGACTTAGCTACATCACTTATCGTTAGTGAACGTATTGAAACTACTGAATCACGTGCTAAAGAAGTACGTAGTATTGTAGAAAAATTAATTACTTTAGGTAAAAAAGGCGATTTAGCTTCTCGTCGTAATGCAGCTAAAACATTACGTAATGTTGAGATTTTAAACGAAGACGAATCTACACAAACTGCTCTTCAAAAATTATTCGGTGAGATTGCAGAACGTTATACTGAACGTCAAGGTGGATATACTCGTATCCTTAAAGCAGGCCCACGTCGTGGTGACGGTGCTGAATCAGTAATTATCGAATTAGTATAATTTTAAAATAAATATACGTACTACTATGTATAAAGCAAATGAGTGCAACGATAATGTTTGCCACATACAAATATTGTCTAGCTCAGAGTGCCCCATCAATCAAATAATATTTTAAAGCGTGAACTCAAAAATCTGATGGGGTGCGCGCTTTTTTATTTAAGCTATAGTTAAACCTATAGCTTTTTTTAATTGACTTCCTTTACATGACTCATTGCTAAAGGAGGATATACATAAATATTAAAATCATGTAAAATAGAAAAGTATACATTAAGGGGGGACGATGCAAATGCAAACGAGTGATCAAATTATAAGATTTAATCATGTTTCATTTAAATATAAAAGTGATGAACCATATGCTTTAAAAGACGTTTCATTTGCTATCCCAAAAGGTAAGTGGACTTCTATTGTTGGGCACAATGGTTCAGGAAAGTCTACACTTGCCAAGCTTATGGTAGGCATAGAACAAGCTAATGAAGGAGACATTACCTATAACAATCAAAAAATAGATATTCATAATATTCATGTATTACGTAAAAGTATTGGTATCGTCTTTCAAAATCCAGAAAATCAATTTGTCGGTTCAACAGTTGAGTTTGATGTTGCTTTTGGTTTAGAAAATCATGCTGTATCTTATGAAGCAATGCATGAGATTGTTCCAAAAGCGTTAAGTGATGTGCATATGCTTGATAAAGCTAACAAAGAGCCTCAATCACTATCAGGTGGTCAAAAACAACGTGTTGCAATAGCCGGGGTATTAGCTTTAGATACAGATGTTATTATTTTAGATGAAGCCACATCAATGTTAGATCCATACGGACGCACTGCGTTGATTAACTTAGTTCGAAAGCTAAACCATGAAAAAGACGTTTCGATTATTTCTATTACGCATGATTTATCAGAAGCAGCTGAAGCTGATAATTTAATCGTCTTAGATAAAGGAGAAATATTTACCACCGGTACCCCAAATCAGGTTTTTGATAAAGGTGAAGCATTATCAAAAATAGGACTGGATTTACCATTTTCAATGCGTATTAACCAACTGTTGGGTAATCCCTTAGAATATATTTCATATGAAGGGTTGGTAAGTAAGTTATGACGGTCGAATTTAATCAAGTGAATTATGTTTATCAACAAGGTACACCATATGAGTACCATGCTTTGAGAGATATTACTGCACAATTTGATGATGGTAAGTATTATGCCGTGATAGGTCAGACAGGTTCAGGAAAATCAACGTTAATCCAACATTTTAATGGTTTGTTAAAACCGACATCTGGAAAAATGATATTTAATGAGGTAGTTATACAACATAAGACTAAAGATAAATTGCTACGAGATATACGCAAAAAAGTCGGTATTGTTTTTCAGTTTCCAGAATCACAATTATTTGAAGATAGTGTTGAAAAAGAAATTGAATTTGGCCCTAAAAATTTTGGTATGGACATTGAAAAAGTTAAAAAAAGGGCATTTCAATTGTTATTAGAATTTGGATTTCCTAGAGAAATAATGACACTATCCCCGTTCCAAATGTCTGGGGGACAAATGAGAAAAATCGCATTGACTTCAATATTAGCTATGGATCCAGATATTATTATTTTAGACGAACCTACTGCTGGGTTAGATCCGCAAAGTAAAAAGCAAATTATGAGTAAAATTAAAGAATTGCAACAACAAAACAATAAAACAATTATTTTAATTACTCATGAAATGAACGATGTCGCAAAATACACTGATGAAATCAAATTAATGCATAATGGTGAACTGATAGATGATTTAACACCACGAGACCTTTTTGCCAATAGTGAATATGTTCATAAATATCAATTGGATATTCCTGAAGTAGTTAAATTGCAACGTGATATTGAAGCAAAATATCACTTTAAATTCGATAAAATTGCTTTAACGGAAGAAGAGTTTGTGGACATGTATAAGGAGTGGCAACAGTAATGAAAGATAAATTTATAATTGGACGTTACTTACCGCTTGATACAGTTATACACCGTTTGGACCCAAGATCTAAGTTAATCTTTGTGTTTTTATTTGTTATTTTAATATTTTTTGCACATTCGTTTGCAACTTATCTATGGTTATTCATTCTTATAATGATTATAGTAAAACTATCACATATTAAAGCGTGGTTTTTAATTAAAGGGTTAACCCCTATATGGATATTTTTAGTCTTTACATTTCTTATGCATCTGTTTGTTACTAAAGGTGGTATTCGTCTATTTGAAATAGCCTTTGTATCAATCGACACAAAGGGTATTATAGAAGGAATATATATCGTACTCCGTTTAATGTTTATTATGATGATTTCAACCGTAATGACACTAACTACAAGTCCTATCGATTTAACCGATGCATTTGAAAAGTTGTTATATCCATTGAAATTAATAAAGATACCAGTACATCAACTTAGCATGATGATGTCTATAGCCTTACGTTTTATACCAACGTTAATGAATGAATTAGATAAAATTATACTAGCTCAAAAATCACGTGGTTCTGAGCTGAGTAGCGGAACATTAATGAATAGAATTAAGGCATTTATCCCATTGTTAATCCCATTATTTATTTCAGCATTTCAACGAGCCGAAGATTTGGCTATCGCTATGGAAGTAAGAGGTTATGATGCCAATACGGAACGTACAAGTTATCGAGAATTACAATGGAAACATAAAGATACAATTGTAATAATATCAATTATTCCTATAGCAATTGTACTGTTTGTATTTAAATATTTAGGAGTGTAAAGCATGCGTGTGTTAGTTAACATTTCATATCTTGGAACACATTTTATGGGTTTTCAAATTCAACAACATGAAAGAACCGTTCAGCAACAATTTGAACGCATCTTAAAGAGAATGCACAAACGATCAGTACGTATTCATCCTTCTAGTAGAACAGACAGGGGCGTCCATGCAAATGAACAATTTTTTCATTTTGATACGGAATTAAATATTACTCCTGACAAATGGCGTTATGCAATGAACAGTGCATTACCTAATGATATCTTAGTAAAAAAGGTATCATTTGTTGATGATGATTTTCATTGTAGATATGATTGTGTAGGTAAATCATATCGATACAAGGTGTATGTAGCGTCAGAACGTGATCCATTTCAAAGTGGATTAAGAACACATATAAAAGATACGTTAAATTATGCTAAAATGGCAGAAGCTGCAGCTGAATTTTTAGGCACATACGATTTTACTGGCTTCTGTTCTCAAAAAACTGAAGTAGAAAGTAAAGTGCGTACAATTTATCAAAGTGAAATTATCCAAACAGAAGATGGCTTTGATTATGTCGTTACAGGTTCAGGCTTCCTATATAATATGGTACGTGTGTTAGTTGCTTTTTTAATTGAGGTAGGAAAGGGGCACCGTAGTCCTAAAGAGGTATCAACGCTATTAGAAGAGCGCAATCGCAGTAATGTACCATTTACAGCAGCTGCAGATGGTCTTTATTTAGAACATATTTATTTATCAGAAGAATCATTAATGCAAGACTTTGGTAAGGGTATAAAAATACATCGAAAAAAAACGTTGCGAAATGACTAAATTACATTGACAAATGAGCATAAAAATTATACGATTATCAACGGTATTGTTTTATATCACCCCACGATAAGCCCCGGAAACTTATTGTGTTACAAGATATATAAGCAGGTAGAGCAACAGTTAACAAATAAATGAAATCGAAGCTTTTAATCGTAACAGTTATTTAATAACAAAAGAACCATTCATTTACTAGGAGGACATTAATTATGCGTCAAACATTTATGGCTAATGAAGCAAACATTGAGCGCAAATGGTATGTTATCGATGCAGAAGGTCAAACACTTGGTCGTCTATCATCAGAAGTAGCAGCTATTTTACGCGGTAAGAATAAAGCAACTTATACACCACACGTTGATACTGGTGATTATGTAATCATCATCAATGCAGGTAAAATTCAATTCACAGGTAATAAAGCTCAAGATAAAGTTTATTATCGTCACTCAAATCACCCAGGCGGAATCAAATCTGTTACTGCTGGTGAGTTAAGAGAAAATAATCCAGAACGTTTACTTGAAACTTCAATTAAAGGTATGTTACCAAGCACTCGTTTAGGCGAAAAACAAGGTAAAAAATTATTTGTATATGGTGGCGCTGAACATCCACACGCTGCACAACAACCAGAAAACTACGAGTTACGTGGTTAATTAGAAGGAGGAAATTACATTGGCACAAGTTGAATATAGAGGCACAGGCCGTCGTAAAAACTCAGTAGCACGTGTACGTTTGGTACCAGGTGAAGGTAACATTACAGTTAATGGACGTGACGTACGTGCATACTTACCATTTGAATCATTAATCTTAGACATTAACCAAGCTTTCGACGTTACAGAAACTAAAGGTAACTACGATGTATTAGTAAATGTTCAAGGTGGAGGTTTCACTGGACAAGCTCAAGCTATCCGTCACGGAATCTCTCGTGCATTATTAGAAGCTGATCCTGAATATAGAGGTTCTTTAAAACGCGCTGGATTACTTACTCGTGACCCACGTATGAAAGAACGTAAAAAACCAGGTCTTAAAAAAGCACGTCGTTCACCACAATTCTCAAAACGTTAATTTTATTACGTTACAAAAGCACTTTTCGAAATATCGAAAAGTGCTTTTTTTTATCTATTTATTTATGTCACGATCATAACCTCATTTTACATACTTCCTATAAGTTCTATCAATCTCTCTCTATGATATTCCCCGTAAACATGTGGTAGAACCATAATTTCGTCTGCTTCATAATAATTTTGAATATGTGTTAAACGTTGCTTTACTTCTGCTATATCACCTGAAATAACCCGATTCTCATTACTAGCTATTTTTTCTTGTTCCCTTGCAGAAAAGCCTCTTTCTTCAACAAAAGTAGGTGAAGCATAATAGGACGGTTGTTCTAAATAATTAATCCTTAATAGCCAAAAATGAAAAGCTTTCTTCAATGCATTAATTGTAGTCTCATCATCAGCAGTTATTACAAAAGTCGCCACTATAATATAAGGTTGTCGATAAGTATTCTTTTGAGAAAATGTTCGTCGATAAGTGTCTATCATTGCGTCAATTTTTTCTTGTGGTTGACCCATTAATGCAATAACTAATGGTAACCCTTTTGTTGCGGCTAATTTCGTGCTTGCTATGCTGGTAGATAATAAAAACATATTAGGCTTAGATTGAATTATAGGTGTGGCTAATAGTTGTTGAAACCTGTTATTTAATCCTTTGTCATCATTAAAATATGTGCTCAAATCAGCAAGTTGTGTTGCGTAATTTAGTTGCTCAGTTTTGCCTTCGTTTAAAGCACTATTCACATTGTTAAAACTTGGTGATCTACCAATACCCAAATCTACTCTATTCGTATGTCGCGCTTCTAATATTTTAAACTGTTCAGCTACTTTATATGCACTATAATGAGGTAACATGATACCTCCACTGCCCACGTTAATAGAATTTGTGTTTTCTAATATTGACATCATTATCATTTCAGGAGCACTAGAGGCTACAGAGAAGACTTGGTGATGTTCGGCAACCCAATAACGTTTAAATTGATATTGTTCAGCTATTTGTGCGAGACGTACCGTATGGTTTATGGCGTCTGTAGCGTTCTGATTCTCAAATATAGGTATGTAGTCTAATATGCTTAATTTCATCTTAAACACTCCAATATTGGTTTAGAATTTTACGCTAATCATAACATGAGTAAATTGATTAAGCGATTTGATTGATTTAGAGTAATAGTGGGAATATCATTATATAGATGATAATTTACTAGGAGTGATGTAAATGAAAACAGAACAAGTAGTACTAGCTAAACGTCCAGAAGGACTACCAAATGATGATGTATTTAGATATGAAACAATTGAAGTAGCTAAGCCTCAAGAAAATGAAATACTACTAGAATCGCTATATATATCAGTTGATCCATATATGAGAGGTAGAATGAATGATTCAGATTCATATGTGGCACCTTTCGAACTAGATGAACCTATCGTCAGTCACATCGTAGCAAGAGTAATAGAAAGTAAAGATGATAATATTGCTGAAGATGATATTGTGGTTGGTAGATTACCATGGCGGAAGAAAATGACAGTGAATAGTGCTGAAGTCACAA
The genomic region above belongs to Staphylococcus durrellii and contains:
- the rplQ gene encoding 50S ribosomal protein L17; translation: MGYRKLGRTSDQRKAMLRDLATSLIVSERIETTESRAKEVRSIVEKLITLGKKGDLASRRNAAKTLRNVEILNEDESTQTALQKLFGEIAERYTERQGGYTRILKAGPRRGDGAESVIIELV
- a CDS encoding energy-coupling factor transporter ATPase encodes the protein MQTSDQIIRFNHVSFKYKSDEPYALKDVSFAIPKGKWTSIVGHNGSGKSTLAKLMVGIEQANEGDITYNNQKIDIHNIHVLRKSIGIVFQNPENQFVGSTVEFDVAFGLENHAVSYEAMHEIVPKALSDVHMLDKANKEPQSLSGGQKQRVAIAGVLALDTDVIILDEATSMLDPYGRTALINLVRKLNHEKDVSIISITHDLSEAAEADNLIVLDKGEIFTTGTPNQVFDKGEALSKIGLDLPFSMRINQLLGNPLEYISYEGLVSKL
- a CDS encoding energy-coupling factor transporter ATPase, giving the protein MTVEFNQVNYVYQQGTPYEYHALRDITAQFDDGKYYAVIGQTGSGKSTLIQHFNGLLKPTSGKMIFNEVVIQHKTKDKLLRDIRKKVGIVFQFPESQLFEDSVEKEIEFGPKNFGMDIEKVKKRAFQLLLEFGFPREIMTLSPFQMSGGQMRKIALTSILAMDPDIIILDEPTAGLDPQSKKQIMSKIKELQQQNNKTIILITHEMNDVAKYTDEIKLMHNGELIDDLTPRDLFANSEYVHKYQLDIPEVVKLQRDIEAKYHFKFDKIALTEEEFVDMYKEWQQ
- a CDS encoding energy-coupling factor transporter transmembrane component T family protein, with the translated sequence MKDKFIIGRYLPLDTVIHRLDPRSKLIFVFLFVILIFFAHSFATYLWLFILIMIIVKLSHIKAWFLIKGLTPIWIFLVFTFLMHLFVTKGGIRLFEIAFVSIDTKGIIEGIYIVLRLMFIMMISTVMTLTTSPIDLTDAFEKLLYPLKLIKIPVHQLSMMMSIALRFIPTLMNELDKIILAQKSRGSELSSGTLMNRIKAFIPLLIPLFISAFQRAEDLAIAMEVRGYDANTERTSYRELQWKHKDTIVIISIIPIAIVLFVFKYLGV
- the truA gene encoding tRNA pseudouridine(38-40) synthase TruA, with translation MRVLVNISYLGTHFMGFQIQQHERTVQQQFERILKRMHKRSVRIHPSSRTDRGVHANEQFFHFDTELNITPDKWRYAMNSALPNDILVKKVSFVDDDFHCRYDCVGKSYRYKVYVASERDPFQSGLRTHIKDTLNYAKMAEAAAEFLGTYDFTGFCSQKTEVESKVRTIYQSEIIQTEDGFDYVVTGSGFLYNMVRVLVAFLIEVGKGHRSPKEVSTLLEERNRSNVPFTAAADGLYLEHIYLSEESLMQDFGKGIKIHRKKTLRND
- the rplM gene encoding 50S ribosomal protein L13, with the protein product MRQTFMANEANIERKWYVIDAEGQTLGRLSSEVAAILRGKNKATYTPHVDTGDYVIIINAGKIQFTGNKAQDKVYYRHSNHPGGIKSVTAGELRENNPERLLETSIKGMLPSTRLGEKQGKKLFVYGGAEHPHAAQQPENYELRG
- the rpsI gene encoding 30S ribosomal protein S9 — translated: MAQVEYRGTGRRKNSVARVRLVPGEGNITVNGRDVRAYLPFESLILDINQAFDVTETKGNYDVLVNVQGGGFTGQAQAIRHGISRALLEADPEYRGSLKRAGLLTRDPRMKERKKPGLKKARRSPQFSKR
- a CDS encoding LLM class flavin-dependent oxidoreductase, giving the protein MKLSILDYIPIFENQNATDAINHTVRLAQIAEQYQFKRYWVAEHHQVFSVASSAPEMIMMSILENTNSINVGSGGIMLPHYSAYKVAEQFKILEARHTNRVDLGIGRSPSFNNVNSALNEGKTEQLNYATQLADLSTYFNDDKGLNNRFQQLLATPIIQSKPNMFLLSTSIASTKLAATKGLPLVIALMGQPQEKIDAMIDTYRRTFSQKNTYRQPYIIVATFVITADDETTINALKKAFHFWLLRINYLEQPSYYASPTFVEERGFSAREQEKIASNENRVISGDIAEVKQRLTHIQNYYEADEIMVLPHVYGEYHRERLIELIGSM